In Candidatus Roseilinea sp., one DNA window encodes the following:
- a CDS encoding transport permease protein, with product MDTSDTNDTHPPLTLKTMKRFLILTQSLTLAYMREPMVVFWNLVFPLFLLVIYRFVFGETDVGGDNFIQWVVPGVVVLNVLSFGILGSSSFMLQMRTTGVLRRLQATPTPTAVLFGAFMAVNVLMCLAQTAVVIIFAAAVFGWTASLQGLLLSAPMILLAVVVAVALGQCISSLSPRFGIALAVGQLIYFVQMFIAGLVIPIEMMPGWLQEVARLLPAYAIGDLVRSPLLDGGLSAEAMRNAGLSAIYGLTAGLIAIRFFRWESRA from the coding sequence ATGGACACCAGTGACACTAATGACACCCACCCGCCACTAACTCTAAAAACCATGAAACGCTTCCTGATCCTCACCCAATCCCTCACGCTGGCGTATATGCGCGAGCCAATGGTCGTATTTTGGAACCTGGTCTTCCCGCTATTCCTGCTGGTGATCTACCGCTTCGTGTTCGGCGAGACGGACGTCGGTGGCGACAACTTCATCCAGTGGGTGGTGCCCGGCGTCGTGGTGCTGAACGTCTTGTCGTTCGGCATCCTCGGCAGTTCGTCGTTCATGCTACAGATGCGCACCACCGGCGTGTTGCGGCGCCTGCAAGCGACGCCGACGCCAACCGCCGTCCTGTTCGGCGCATTCATGGCCGTCAACGTGCTGATGTGCCTGGCACAGACGGCAGTAGTCATCATCTTCGCGGCCGCAGTCTTCGGATGGACGGCTTCGTTGCAGGGCTTGCTATTGAGCGCGCCGATGATCTTGCTGGCCGTGGTCGTCGCCGTAGCGCTGGGTCAGTGCATCAGCAGCCTTTCGCCGCGCTTCGGCATCGCGCTCGCGGTCGGCCAGTTGATCTACTTCGTGCAGATGTTCATCGCAGGGCTGGTGATCCCGATCGAAATGATGCCGGGCTGGCTGCAGGAAGTGGCCCGTTTGCTGCCGGCCTATGCGATCGGCGATCTGGTCCGGTCGCCGCTGCTGGATGGTGGGCTGAGCGCCGAAGCAATGCGCAATGCAGGCCTGTCGGCAATCTATGGGCTGACAGCGGGCTTGATTGCTATACGGTTCTTCCGATGGGAGAGCCGCGCGTAG
- a CDS encoding SAM-dependent methyltransferase — protein sequence MEHPRQLNPGLLLFDRFPRSSKYDPAWIIENEMGPNVLWLTEFLCEAMELRSGMRVLDLGCGKALSSIFLAREFNVQVWATDLWISATENARRIRAAQLDDRVFPIHADARALPFAEEFFDAIVSVDAFEYFGTEVHFIGSLVRLLKPNGQIGVVNAGLKREVERLPEEWPDDFCAFHTAAWWRHHWEITRCIEVEWADDLPQGRALWLRWHEAIGVTDDAYLTSPAGENLTFHRIIGRRRR from the coding sequence ATGGAACATCCCCGGCAGCTCAACCCCGGCCTCCTGTTGTTCGATCGCTTTCCCCGCTCGTCCAAGTACGATCCGGCATGGATCATCGAGAACGAGATGGGCCCCAATGTGCTCTGGCTGACCGAGTTCTTATGCGAGGCGATGGAGCTGCGCAGCGGCATGCGCGTCCTCGACCTCGGATGTGGGAAGGCGCTGAGTTCGATCTTCCTGGCGCGCGAGTTCAACGTGCAGGTGTGGGCCACCGACCTGTGGATTTCTGCGACCGAGAATGCGCGCCGCATTCGCGCAGCCCAACTCGACGATCGCGTCTTCCCCATCCACGCCGATGCCCGCGCGCTGCCGTTTGCGGAGGAGTTCTTCGACGCCATCGTCTCGGTGGACGCCTTCGAATACTTCGGCACCGAAGTGCACTTCATCGGCTCGCTGGTGCGCCTGCTCAAGCCCAATGGCCAGATCGGCGTGGTGAACGCAGGGTTGAAGCGCGAAGTCGAGCGCCTGCCGGAGGAATGGCCCGATGACTTCTGTGCCTTTCACACGGCGGCGTGGTGGCGTCATCACTGGGAGATCACGCGGTGCATCGAGGTGGAGTGGGCCGACGATCTCCCCCAGGGCCGGGCGCTCTGGCTGCGCTGGCACGAGGCCATCGGCGTCACGGACGACGCCTACCTGACATCGCCGGCGGGCGAGAATCTCACCTTCCATCGGATCATCGGCCGGCGGAGGCGTTGA
- a CDS encoding membrane protein, with product MEPYEMNRAAMTPAAVSDPAIERAFITRVYGWMAIALAITGLVATATASDPALMAWIFDTPFALLAIVIVQLIIVVVLSAAVNRLSTGVATGLFIAYAALTGFTFSTLFYVYTAESIGMVFFITAGTFALVSLYGFTTKTDLTRVGNLAFMGLIGILLSSLVNLFLRSEAIYWIVTYVGILVFVGLIASNTQRIKRMAYGLGDDGELRSKASVVGALSLYLSFINLFLLLLRIFGNRK from the coding sequence ATGGAACCCTACGAAATGAACCGGGCAGCCATGACACCCGCTGCCGTTTCAGACCCCGCTATCGAGCGCGCCTTCATCACCCGCGTGTACGGGTGGATGGCGATCGCCTTGGCCATCACCGGCCTGGTCGCCACAGCGACCGCATCTGATCCGGCGCTGATGGCATGGATCTTCGACACGCCGTTCGCGTTGCTGGCCATCGTCATCGTCCAACTGATCATCGTGGTGGTGTTGAGCGCCGCGGTCAACCGGCTGAGCACCGGCGTCGCCACCGGCCTGTTCATCGCCTACGCTGCGCTCACCGGCTTCACCTTCTCCACGCTGTTCTACGTGTACACCGCCGAGTCCATCGGCATGGTGTTCTTCATCACCGCCGGCACGTTCGCGCTGGTCAGCTTGTATGGCTTCACCACCAAGACCGACCTGACGCGCGTGGGCAACCTGGCGTTCATGGGGCTGATCGGCATCCTCCTTTCCTCGCTGGTCAACCTGTTCCTGCGTAGCGAGGCGATCTACTGGATCGTCACCTACGTCGGCATACTGGTGTTCGTTGGGCTGATCGCCTCCAACACGCAGCGCATCAAGCGCATGGCCTACGGCCTGGGCGACGACGGCGAGTTGCGCAGCAAAGCCTCGGTGGTCGGCGCGTTGTCGCTTTACCTGAGCTTTATCAACCTTTTCTTGTTGCTACTGCGCATCTTCGGCAACCGCAAGTAG
- a CDS encoding multidrug ABC transporter ATP-binding protein, translating into MENLAIEVKGVSAHYDTGRRRVEALKNVNVEVRQGEIFGLLGPNGAGKTTLLSCIEGLHRPDCGSIRVAGVDVLRNPAPAKRKLGVQLQRTALMEGLTALELLVAYAALYEVYPTRAECTALLARFGLADQAHKRAKQMSGGQQQRLALAIALVTDPQIVLLDEPTAALDPHACRALWETIRAIREEGRTIIITTHNMDEGESLCNRVAIMDAGRIVACDAPSHLIASTGARPVLRAAIELPSDDAQPLVGAVQARRAGEYLEVETLDPTATLQSLYALAARHSRAVRDIAIRQPNLEDVYLKLTGRTLS; encoded by the coding sequence ATGGAAAACTTAGCGATCGAAGTGAAAGGCGTGAGCGCGCACTACGACACAGGCCGGCGGCGCGTCGAAGCATTGAAGAACGTGAACGTCGAGGTGCGCCAAGGCGAAATCTTCGGCTTGCTCGGCCCGAACGGCGCGGGCAAGACCACGCTGTTGTCGTGCATCGAAGGATTGCACCGGCCCGACTGCGGGAGCATTCGCGTGGCAGGCGTTGACGTGCTGCGCAACCCAGCGCCGGCCAAGCGCAAGCTGGGCGTCCAACTTCAACGCACTGCGCTGATGGAAGGGCTGACGGCGTTGGAGTTGCTCGTAGCCTACGCCGCGCTCTACGAGGTCTATCCGACGCGCGCAGAGTGCACTGCTCTGCTGGCCCGTTTTGGCCTGGCCGACCAGGCGCATAAGCGCGCCAAGCAAATGTCCGGCGGCCAGCAGCAACGCCTAGCGTTGGCCATCGCGCTGGTCACAGACCCGCAGATTGTGCTCTTGGACGAGCCGACGGCGGCGCTGGATCCGCATGCGTGCCGCGCCTTGTGGGAGACGATCCGCGCCATTCGTGAAGAGGGGCGCACGATCATCATCACAACGCACAACATGGACGAAGGCGAGTCGCTCTGCAACCGAGTCGCCATTATGGACGCCGGGCGCATCGTCGCATGCGACGCGCCAAGTCATCTCATCGCATCCACCGGCGCGCGGCCGGTGTTGCGCGCGGCGATCGAACTGCCGTCGGACGACGCCCAACCGCTCGTCGGCGCCGTGCAGGCGCGTCGCGCCGGTGAATATCTCGAAGTAGAGACCCTGGATCCGACGGCGACGCTGCAGTCGCTCTACGCGCTGGCCGCCCGGCACAGCCGCGCAGTGCGCGATATCGCCATCCGCCAGCCCAACCTCGAAGACGTGTACTTGAAGTTGACAGGGCGAACGCTCAGTTGA
- a CDS encoding amylosucrase produces the protein MSTTHTDATLARLAARMQTDPHSADWQTFARRARAQFGHLHALLFAIYGRRADFDQCFEDVLATAAAAWLARPPDLKALDAEREANPRWFQSHQMLGGIAYVDLFAGDLDGVRDKIPYFKELGLTYLHLMPLFKCPAGNSDGGYAVSSYREVNSALGTMDQLRALAGALRREGISLCLDFIFNHTSDEHDWARRAIAGDPQYRAFYRILPRREADLYDRNLREIFPDQHPGAFSPLSRWTGAPGDDAHPDAEWVWTTFNSFQWDLNYANPEVFNAMAEEMLFLANVGVDVLRMDAVAFIWKQLGTNCENLPEAHLLIQAFNAVARIAAPSLLFKSEAIVHPDDVAKYIRPDECQLSYNPLLMALLWNTLATREVNLLAQAIRTRSRIHADCAWVNYVRCHDDIGWTFSDEDAWQLGIKGFDHRQFLNAFYTGRFPGSFARGLPFQENPKTGDCRISGTCASLAGLEAALHTNDAVLIELAIRRILLIHGVILSYGGIPLIYLGDEIGMLNDYGYRDDPAKAGDSRWVHRPRMDWSAAARRHDPGTPQGRIFAGLKRLIALRKAEPALATLPESVETGNAHVLGFAHYHATGPLLVLANFSEQAQAVPAHILHTQGLGWTAVDLITDARLSLMEDVTLSPYRMAWLKPG, from the coding sequence ATGAGCACCACCCACACTGACGCCACGCTCGCGCGCCTCGCTGCGCGCATGCAAACCGATCCCCATTCGGCCGACTGGCAGACCTTCGCGCGGCGTGCCCGCGCGCAATTCGGCCACTTGCACGCGCTGCTGTTCGCCATCTACGGCCGGCGCGCCGACTTCGACCAATGCTTCGAGGATGTGCTCGCTACGGCCGCCGCGGCCTGGCTGGCCCGCCCACCCGACCTGAAGGCGCTCGACGCCGAGCGTGAGGCGAATCCGCGTTGGTTTCAATCGCATCAAATGCTCGGCGGCATCGCCTACGTGGACTTGTTCGCCGGCGACCTGGACGGCGTGCGCGACAAAATCCCCTACTTCAAAGAGCTGGGGCTGACCTACCTGCACCTCATGCCGCTGTTCAAGTGCCCGGCAGGCAATAGCGATGGGGGCTATGCCGTGAGCAGTTACCGCGAGGTGAACTCGGCGCTGGGGACGATGGACCAACTGCGCGCGCTGGCCGGCGCATTGCGCCGCGAAGGCATCAGCCTATGCCTGGACTTCATCTTCAATCACACGTCCGACGAGCATGACTGGGCGCGTCGCGCCATCGCCGGCGACCCGCAATACCGCGCGTTCTACCGCATCCTGCCCCGCCGCGAGGCCGACCTCTATGACCGCAATCTGCGCGAGATCTTCCCCGACCAGCACCCCGGCGCATTCTCGCCACTCTCGCGCTGGACGGGCGCGCCGGGCGACGACGCGCATCCCGACGCCGAGTGGGTATGGACGACGTTCAACTCGTTCCAATGGGATTTGAACTACGCCAACCCGGAGGTGTTCAACGCCATGGCCGAGGAGATGCTGTTCCTCGCCAACGTCGGCGTGGACGTGCTGCGCATGGACGCCGTGGCGTTCATCTGGAAGCAGCTCGGCACGAACTGCGAGAACCTGCCGGAGGCGCATCTATTGATCCAAGCGTTCAACGCCGTGGCGCGCATCGCCGCGCCGTCCCTGCTGTTCAAGTCCGAGGCCATCGTGCACCCGGACGATGTGGCGAAGTACATCCGGCCGGATGAGTGCCAGCTCAGCTACAACCCATTGCTGATGGCGCTGCTGTGGAACACGCTGGCCACGCGCGAGGTGAACCTGCTAGCACAGGCCATCCGCACGCGCAGCCGCATCCATGCCGATTGCGCCTGGGTGAACTACGTGCGCTGCCACGACGACATCGGCTGGACGTTCAGCGACGAGGACGCCTGGCAACTCGGCATCAAGGGCTTCGACCATCGCCAGTTCTTGAACGCGTTTTACACCGGCCGCTTCCCCGGCAGCTTTGCACGCGGCCTACCGTTTCAGGAGAACCCCAAGACGGGCGACTGCCGCATCAGCGGCACGTGCGCTTCGCTGGCCGGGCTGGAGGCAGCGCTGCACACCAACGACGCCGTGCTGATCGAGCTGGCCATCCGACGCATTCTGCTCATCCACGGCGTCATCCTCAGCTACGGCGGCATTCCGCTGATCTACCTAGGCGACGAGATCGGCATGCTGAACGACTACGGCTACCGCGATGACCCGGCCAAAGCCGGCGACAGCCGGTGGGTGCACCGCCCGCGCATGGACTGGTCGGCGGCAGCGCGGCGCCACGACCCAGGCACCCCCCAGGGGCGCATCTTCGCCGGCCTGAAACGGCTGATCGCGTTGCGCAAGGCCGAGCCGGCGCTGGCCACGCTGCCCGAATCCGTCGAGACGGGCAATGCACACGTGTTGGGCTTCGCGCACTATCACGCCACAGGGCCGCTGCTGGTGCTCGCCAATTTCAGCGAACAGGCGCAGGCCGTCCCGGCGCACATCCTGCACACCCAGGGGCTAGGGTGGACGGCCGTTGACCTGATCACCGACGCGCGCCTCTCGCTGATGGAGGATGTGACGCTTTCGCCGTATCGAATGGCCTGGCTGAAGCCGGGGTGA
- a CDS encoding universal stress protein UspA — translation MFEHILVPLDRSALAECVLPHVSAIARAFGSHVTLLHIIDAPRFTEATPLVNPLEWRLKRAEAQCYLSDIARRLESEGISVASRLAEGPPAEQILDVARHEGADLIICSSHGRSGLSEWNVSSVVQKVALRAYTSLMIVRAHQATQNPLTLAMDVPYYKRVLVPMDGSQRAEYVMPVIARLALQGSHILLAHVVQRPEMPRRTPLTRADSELSERYVACNRSEAENYMRDLRARLSGDVETRVIVGDHVGRTLHELAEHEDVDLVVVSAHGYSGQSLWPFGSIASSFIAFGNRTLLIVQDAQPPAERLFRPAATAASPVRSIFGFRGEKAF, via the coding sequence ATGTTCGAGCATATTCTGGTCCCTCTCGACCGCTCGGCGCTGGCCGAGTGCGTCTTGCCGCACGTCAGCGCCATCGCGCGCGCGTTCGGCTCGCACGTGACGCTGCTGCACATTATTGACGCGCCGCGCTTCACCGAAGCAACGCCGCTCGTCAACCCGCTGGAATGGCGGCTAAAGCGCGCCGAGGCGCAGTGCTATCTGTCGGACATCGCCCGCCGCCTCGAGAGCGAGGGCATATCCGTCGCCAGCCGGCTGGCCGAAGGCCCGCCTGCCGAGCAGATCCTCGACGTCGCGCGACACGAAGGTGCTGACCTCATCATCTGCAGCAGCCACGGGCGCAGCGGCCTGAGCGAATGGAATGTCAGTAGCGTGGTGCAGAAGGTCGCACTGCGCGCCTACACCTCGCTGATGATCGTGCGCGCGCATCAGGCGACGCAAAATCCACTCACGCTCGCAATGGACGTGCCTTACTACAAGCGCGTGCTGGTGCCGATGGACGGATCGCAGCGAGCAGAATACGTGATGCCGGTCATCGCGCGCCTGGCGCTGCAAGGCTCGCATATCCTGCTGGCGCACGTGGTGCAGCGGCCGGAGATGCCGCGCCGCACGCCGCTCACTCGCGCTGACAGTGAGCTTTCCGAGCGCTACGTCGCCTGCAACCGCAGCGAAGCCGAGAATTACATGCGCGACTTGCGCGCCCGACTGTCCGGCGACGTGGAGACGCGCGTCATCGTCGGCGATCACGTCGGCCGCACGCTGCACGAACTGGCCGAGCATGAAGACGTGGATCTGGTCGTCGTCAGCGCGCACGGCTACTCCGGCCAGTCGCTTTGGCCGTTCGGCAGTATTGCCAGCAGCTTCATCGCCTTCGGCAACCGCACATTGCTGATCGTGCAGGACGCGCAGCCGCCCGCGGAGCGCCTATTCCGCCCGGCGGCGACGGCCGCCAGCCCGGTGCGCAGCATCTTCGGCTTCCGCGGCGAAAAGGCGTTCTAA